The Rana temporaria chromosome 4, aRanTem1.1, whole genome shotgun sequence genome contains a region encoding:
- the ENPP4 gene encoding bis(5'-adenosyl)-triphosphatase ENPP4 — translation MRAAALFLTLMHGLALCAGEAASDSSTPKLILVSFDGFRADYLLNFSLPNLQEFISDGVLVREVTNIFITKTFPNHYTIVTGLYAESHGMVANSMYDSTTHQIFNLSDITSKTDPFWWNQATPIWVTNQQTGRRSGSAMWPGSDVKIQNTTLDDFLPYNHSVTFAERVDNIAAWFTRPNDPINFATLYFEEPDASGHQFGPEDKENMAKVLTEIDENVKYLVSKLKEAKLWDTVNVIITSDHGMAQCSKERVIVLDDCIGRGNYTLVDFTPVAAIHPLQEVSYVYNLLKNCSSHMTVYLKEEIPDRYHYKHNGRIQPIIMVADEGWTIVQNGSSHITLGNHGYDNTLHSMHPFLAAHGPAFHKDYKLGTINSVDVYPMMCHILGLKPEANNGSLSNTKCLLTDQWCIRVPEAIGIVMGTLMVFTTLTCIVIMFKKKLPSGRPFTRLRLQDDDDPLIA, via the exons ATGCGTGCGGCGGCCCTTTTCCTTACCTTGATGCATGGCTTAGCACTGTGTGCTGGTGAAGCAGCTAGTGATAGTTCCACTCCCAAGCTAATCCTGGTATCATTTGATGGGTTCAGGGCGGACTATTTATTAAACTTCTCGCTGCCTAACCTCCAGGAGTTCATCAGCGATGGAGTACTGGTGAGGGAGGTGACAAATATCTTCATCACAAAGACTTTCCCCAATCATTATACAATAGTGACCGGTTTATATGCTGAAAGCCATGGCATGGTAGCCAACTCCATGTATGATTCCACCACACATCAGATCTTTAATTTGTCCGACATTACTTCTAAGACTGACCCATTTTGGTGGAACCAAGCAACTCCCATCTGGGTGACCAACCAACAGACGGGACGAAGAAGCGGCTCAGCAATGTGGCCTGGCAGCGATGTAAAGATTCAGAATACAACCCTTGATGACTTCTTGCCGTACAACCACAGCGTCACCTTCGCCGAGAGAGTCGATAACATCGCTGCTTGGTTTACAAGACCTAATGATCCCATCAACTTTGCCACACTCTATTTTGAGGAACCTGATGCTAGCGGGCACCAGTTTGGACCTGAAGATAAAGAGAACATGGCCAAAGTGTTGACCGAGATAGATGAAAATGTTAAATATTTGGTGTCGAAGCTAAAGGAGGCAAAGCTTTGGGATACAGTGaatgtgattatcactagtgaccaTGGAATGGCCCAATGCTCAAAGGAGAGAGTTATTGTACTGGATGATTGCATTGGTCGCGGGAACTATACCTTGGTGGATTTCACTCCAGTTGCTGCAATTCATCCACTTCAAG AGGTCAGCTATGTGTACAATCTGCTGAAGAACTGCAGCAGTCACATGACAGTCTACCTGAAGGAGGAGATTCCAGATCGTTATCATTACAAGCACAACGGCCGGATCCAGCCTATCATCATGGTGGCCGATGAAGGATGGACAATAGTGCAGAATGGATCTTCCCACATAACCT TGGGAAACCACGGTTATGACAACACCCTCCATAGCATGCACCCTTTCCTAGCTGCCCACGGGCCAGCCTTCCACAAGGACTATAAGCTGGGCACAATAAACAGCGTGGACGTGTACCCCATGATGTGCCACATTCTCGGACTGAAGCCCGAAGCCAACAATGGATCACTCTCCAACACCAAGTGTTTGCTGACCGACCAGTGGTGCATCCGGGTGCCAGAAGCCATTGGTATTGTGATGGGCACCCTCATGGTGTTCACCACTTTGACTTGTATTGTGATCATGTTCAAGAAGAAATTGCCTTCAGGACGTCCGTTCACGCGGCTGAGGTTGCAGGATGACGACGATCCTTTAATTGCGTGA